Proteins from one Fusobacterium periodonticum 1_1_41FAA genomic window:
- the cas1 gene encoding type II CRISPR-associated endonuclease Cas1 has protein sequence MSGWRVVVVTGRSKLDLRYNSISIRRDNGTDFIHIGEVGTLILETTAISITAALMCELINQKVKVIFCDEKSNPHFELLPFYGSHDCSAKIKEQISWTDFFKESLWTIIVREKIENQMKLLKKLNKEEYKLLQEYSSQIEHNDSTNREGHSAKVYFSSLFGNDFSRNKENSLNAFLNYGYQILLSTFNKEIVANGYLTQIGLFHKNMFNYYNLSSDLMEPFRVIIDELAYKENPQKFEKDEKRKLQNILNFKYRINENNHYLSEVIKIYTKSIFDTLNSNDLSLVRFFTDEL, from the coding sequence ATGAGTGGTTGGAGAGTTGTTGTAGTTACTGGTAGAAGTAAATTAGATTTGAGATATAATAGTATATCTATTAGAAGAGATAACGGAACAGATTTTATTCACATAGGTGAAGTGGGTACTCTTATTTTAGAAACAACTGCTATCTCTATAACAGCAGCACTAATGTGTGAACTTATTAATCAAAAGGTAAAAGTTATATTTTGTGATGAAAAATCCAACCCTCATTTTGAACTTTTACCATTTTATGGTTCACATGATTGTAGTGCTAAAATTAAAGAACAAATTTCTTGGACAGATTTTTTTAAAGAAAGTTTGTGGACAATTATTGTAAGAGAAAAGATTGAAAATCAAATGAAATTACTAAAGAAACTAAATAAAGAAGAATATAAACTCTTACAAGAATACAGCTCCCAAATAGAACATAACGATAGTACAAATAGAGAGGGACATTCAGCTAAAGTATATTTTTCTTCTTTATTTGGAAATGATTTTAGTAGAAATAAAGAGAATTCATTAAATGCTTTTTTAAATTATGGTTATCAAATTCTTTTATCTACTTTCAACAAGGAAATTGTAGCAAATGGTTATCTCACTCAAATTGGTTTATTTCACAAAAATATGTTTAACTACTATAATCTTTCTTCTGACTTAATGGAACCATTTAGAGTAATTATAGATGAGTTGGCATATAAAGAAAATCCCCAAAAATTTGAAAAAGATGAAAAAAGAAAACTTCAAAATATTTTAAATTTTAAATATAGAATAAATGAAAACAATCACTATTTATCTGAAGTTATAAAGATTTATACTAAAAGTATTTTTGATACTTTAAACTCAAATGATTTATCATTAGTGAGATTCTTTACAGATGAGTTATAG
- the cas9 gene encoding type II CRISPR RNA-guided endonuclease Cas9 (Cas9, originally named Csn1, is the large, multifunctional signature protein of type II CRISPR/Cas systems. It is well known even to general audiences because its RNA-guided endonuclease activity has made it a popular tool for custom editing of eukaryotic genomes.) produces MKKQQFSDYYLGFDIGTNSVGWCVTDFNYNVLRFNKKDMWGSRLFDEAKTAAERRVQRNSRRRLKRRKWRLNLLEEIFSDEILKIDSNFFRRLKESSLWLEDKSSKEKFTLFNDDNYKDYDFYKQYPTIFHLRNELIKNPEKKDIRLVYLALHSIFKSRGHFLFEGQNLKDIKNFETLYNNLMAFLEDNDIYKNIDSSYIGNLENIICDSKKGLKDKEKEFKEIFNSDKQLVGFFKLSVGSSVSLNDLFDTDEYKKGEVEKEKISFREQIYEDDKPIYYSILGEKIEFLDIAKSFYDFMVLNNILADSQYISEAKVKLYDEHKRDLKNLKYIIRKYNKENYDKLFKDKNESNYSAYIGLNKEKGKKEVIEKSRLKIDDFAKIIKGYLPKAEKIDEKDRSIFNEILDKIELKTILPKQRISDNGTLPYQIHEAELEKILENQAKYYDFLNHEENGISTKDKLLMTFKFRIPYYVGPLNSYHKNKGGNSWIVRKEEGKILPWNFEQKVDIEKSAEEFIKRMTNKCTYLNGEDVIPKDSFLYSEYIILNELNKVQVNDEFLNKEIKKKIIEDLFKKSKKISEKNFREYLLVNQITNKTVELKGVKDAFNSNYVSYIKFKDIFGDKLNLDIYKEISEKSILWKCLYGDDKKIFEKKIKSVYGDILTKDEIKKINSFKFNTWGRLSEKLLTEIEFIDLETGECYSSVMDALRRTNYNLMELLSSKFTLQENIDNENKEVSEFSYRDLVEESYVSPSLKRAILQTLKIYEEIRKITGRIPKKVFIEMARGGDETMKNKKIPARQEQLKKLYDSCGKDISNFSIDIKEMKNSLNSYDNNSLRQKKLYLYYLQFGKCMYTGKEIDLNRLLQNNDTYDIDHIYPRSKVIKDDSFDNLVLVLKNENAEKSNEYPLKKEIQEKMKSFWKFLKEKNFISDEKYKRLTGKDEFELRGFMARQLVNVRQTTKEAGKILQQIEPEIKIVYSKAEIASSFREMFDFIKVRELNDTHHAKDAYLNIVAGNVYNTKFTEKPYRYLQEIKENYDVKKIYNYDIKNAWDKEKSLEIVKKNMEKNTVNITRFIKEEKGQLFDLNPIRKGETSNEIIAIKPKFYEGSTEKLNEKYGYYKSLNPAYFIYVEHKEKNKIIRSFERVNLVDVNKIKDEKSLIKYLIENKGLIEPKVIKKVYKRQVILINNFPYSIVALDSNKLMDFENLKPLFLERKYEKILKNAIKFLEDNQGKTEEYYKFLYLKKKDRNEKNETIDSVKERYNIEFNEMYDKFLEKLDSKDYKNYINNKKYSELVNVKEKFIKLNLFDKAFTLKSFLDLFNRKTMADFSKVGLTKYLGKIQKISSNVLSKNELHLLEESVTGLFVKKIKL; encoded by the coding sequence ATGAAGAAGCAACAATTTTCTGATTATTATTTAGGATTTGACATTGGAACTAACTCTGTTGGTTGGTGTGTGACTGATTTTAATTATAATGTATTGAGATTCAATAAGAAAGATATGTGGGGATCAAGATTATTCGACGAAGCAAAAACTGCTGCTGAAAGAAGAGTCCAAAGAAACTCTAGAAGAAGACTAAAGAGAAGAAAATGGAGATTAAACCTATTAGAAGAAATTTTTTCTGATGAAATTTTAAAAATTGACAGTAATTTTTTTAGAAGATTAAAAGAAAGTTCTCTATGGCTTGAAGATAAAAGTTCAAAAGAAAAGTTTACATTGTTTAATGATGATAACTATAAAGATTATGATTTTTATAAGCAATATCCTACAATATTTCATTTAAGAAATGAACTTATTAAAAATCCTGAAAAAAAGGATATAAGATTAGTTTACCTGGCTCTACATAGTATCTTTAAAAGTAGAGGGCATTTCCTTTTTGAAGGACAAAATTTAAAAGATATTAAAAACTTTGAAACTCTATATAATAATTTAATGGCATTTTTAGAAGATAATGATATTTATAAAAATATAGATAGTAGTTATATAGGAAATTTAGAAAACATAATTTGTGATTCAAAAAAAGGCTTAAAAGATAAAGAAAAAGAATTTAAAGAAATATTTAACTCAGATAAACAATTGGTTGGATTTTTTAAATTATCAGTTGGTTCAAGTGTAAGTTTAAATGACTTATTTGATACAGATGAATATAAAAAAGGGGAGGTTGAAAAGGAAAAGATATCTTTTAGAGAACAAATATATGAAGATGATAAACCAATTTACTATTCAATATTAGGAGAAAAAATTGAATTTTTAGATATAGCTAAAAGTTTCTATGACTTTATGGTCTTAAATAATATTTTAGCTGATAGTCAATATATTTCTGAGGCAAAAGTTAAATTGTATGATGAACATAAAAGAGATCTAAAAAATTTAAAATATATTATTAGAAAATATAATAAAGAAAATTATGATAAATTATTTAAAGATAAAAATGAAAGTAATTATTCAGCCTATATTGGCTTAAATAAAGAAAAAGGAAAAAAAGAAGTAATTGAAAAAAGCAGATTAAAAATTGATGATTTTGCTAAAATAATAAAAGGGTATTTACCAAAAGCTGAAAAAATTGATGAAAAAGATAGAAGTATTTTTAATGAAATTTTGGATAAAATTGAATTAAAAACTATACTACCAAAACAAAGAATTTCTGATAATGGAACTCTTCCTTATCAAATTCATGAAGCTGAATTAGAAAAAATTTTAGAAAATCAAGCTAAATATTATGATTTCTTAAATCATGAAGAAAATGGTATCAGTACAAAAGATAAATTACTAATGACTTTTAAATTTAGAATTCCTTATTATGTAGGTCCATTAAATTCATATCATAAAAACAAAGGTGGAAATTCATGGATAGTAAGAAAAGAAGAAGGGAAAATATTACCTTGGAATTTTGAACAAAAAGTTGATATAGAAAAATCTGCTGAAGAGTTTATAAAAAGAATGACAAATAAATGTACTTACTTAAATGGAGAAGATGTTATACCAAAAGACTCTTTCCTATATTCAGAATATATTATTTTAAATGAGTTGAATAAAGTACAAGTTAACGATGAATTTTTAAATAAAGAAATTAAAAAGAAAATTATTGAAGACTTATTCAAAAAAAGTAAAAAAATAAGTGAAAAGAACTTTAGAGAATATTTATTAGTAAATCAAATAACTAATAAAACAGTAGAATTAAAGGGTGTAAAAGATGCTTTTAATAGTAACTATGTTAGCTATATAAAATTTAAGGATATCTTTGGGGATAAATTAAATTTAGATATATATAAAGAAATATCTGAAAAATCTATTTTATGGAAATGTTTATATGGTGACGATAAAAAAATATTTGAAAAAAAGATAAAAAGTGTATATGGAGATATTCTTACTAAAGATGAAATTAAAAAGATTAATTCTTTTAAATTTAATACTTGGGGAAGACTATCTGAAAAATTATTAACTGAAATAGAATTTATTGATCTTGAAACTGGAGAATGTTATTCTTCTGTTATGGATGCATTAAGAAGAACTAATTATAATCTTATGGAACTTCTATCTTCAAAATTTACTTTACAAGAAAATATAGATAATGAAAATAAAGAAGTATCGGAATTTTCTTACAGAGATTTAGTTGAGGAATCTTATGTGTCTCCTTCATTAAAAAGAGCTATTCTTCAGACTTTAAAAATATATGAAGAAATTAGAAAAATAACTGGAAGAATTCCTAAAAAAGTTTTCATTGAAATGGCAAGAGGTGGAGATGAAACTATGAAAAATAAAAAAATTCCAGCAAGACAAGAACAACTAAAGAAATTATATGATAGTTGTGGAAAGGATATATCTAATTTTTCTATTGATATTAAGGAAATGAAAAATAGTTTAAATTCATATGATAATAATAGTTTAAGACAAAAGAAATTGTATCTATATTATTTACAATTTGGAAAATGTATGTATACAGGTAAAGAGATAGATTTAAATAGGTTACTACAAAATAATGATACTTATGATATAGATCATATTTATCCAAGATCAAAAGTAATAAAAGATGATAGCTTTGATAACTTAGTATTAGTTTTAAAGAATGAAAATGCTGAGAAGTCAAATGAGTATCCTCTAAAAAAAGAAATCCAAGAAAAAATGAAAAGTTTTTGGAAGTTTTTAAAAGAAAAGAATTTTATAAGTGATGAAAAATATAAAAGGCTTACTGGAAAAGATGAATTTGAATTAAGAGGCTTTATGGCAAGACAATTAGTAAATGTTAGACAGACAACTAAAGAAGCTGGAAAGATTCTACAACAAATTGAGCCTGAAATCAAAATAGTTTATTCAAAAGCAGAAATAGCTTCTTCTTTTAGAGAAATGTTTGATTTTATAAAGGTAAGAGAACTTAATGATACTCACCATGCAAAAGATGCTTATCTTAATATAGTTGCTGGAAATGTTTACAATACAAAATTTACAGAAAAACCATATAGATATCTACAAGAAATTAAAGAAAACTATGATGTAAAGAAAATATATAACTATGATATAAAAAATGCTTGGGATAAAGAAAAGAGCTTAGAAATAGTTAAAAAGAATATGGAAAAGAATACTGTAAATATAACTAGATTTATAAAAGAAGAAAAGGGGCAATTATTTGATTTAAATCCTATAAGAAAAGGTGAAACTTCAAATGAAATAATAGCTATAAAACCAAAATTTTATGAAGGTAGTACTGAAAAATTAAATGAAAAATATGGATATTATAAATCTTTAAATCCTGCTTATTTCATATATGTTGAACATAAGGAAAAAAATAAAATAATAAGATCTTTTGAGAGAGTAAATTTAGTTGATGTAAACAAAATAAAAGATGAAAAAAGTTTAATAAAATATTTAATTGAAAATAAAGGTTTAATTGAACCAAAAGTAATAAAGAAAGTTTATAAAAGACAAGTAATCTTAATAAATAATTTTCCTTATAGTATTGTAGCACTAGATAGCAATAAATTGATGGATTTTGAAAATTTAAAACCACTATTTTTAGAAAGAAAATATGAAAAAATATTAAAGAATGCTATTAAATTTTTAGAAGACAATCAAGGAAAAACTGAAGAATACTATAAGTTTCTCTATCTAAAGAAAAAAGATAGAAACGAAAAAAATGAAACTATTGACTCTGTAAAAGAAAGATACAATATTGAATTTAATGAAATGTATGATAAATTCTTAGAAAAATTGGACTCAAAAGATTATAAAAACTATATAAATAACAAGAAATACTCAGAATTAGTAAATGTAAAGGAAAAATTTATAAAATTAAATTTATTTGATAAAGCATTTACTTTAAAATCATTTTTAGATCTTTTTAATAGAAAAACAATGGCTGATTTTTCTAAAGTTGGTTTAACAAAATATTTAGGAAAAATTCAAAAAATAAGTTCAAATGTTTTATCTAAAAATGAATTGCACTTACTAGAAGAATCAGTTACAGGACTTTTTGTAAAGAAAATTAAACTATAA
- a CDS encoding DUF6612 family protein, with amino-acid sequence MKKSLKKILFTVLTVFAIFFVVACGNKEDTKINKEEVIKNFSEASNNVKSADVVTTVNMTPKKGGESINVTVAASLIVEPLTLKMTMETKGQNIKINSFIKDDVMYIQNPVDNTWIKQTLPKEVSEQFKHITNNNIDNYELFKDNLDKIDIKEKDGNYLISIIKDTGFLKEAMKKQNSNMGILGQGENFEVDNITLEYVVDKETYFTKSSVASFETKLQGQDVKVSTNTEFSNINNIKEITIPEEALNAFTIPGK; translated from the coding sequence ATGAAAAAATCTTTAAAGAAAATTCTGTTTACTGTTTTAACTGTATTTGCTATATTTTTTGTTGTTGCTTGTGGTAACAAGGAAGATACTAAAATTAATAAGGAAGAAGTTATTAAAAATTTTTCAGAAGCTAGTAATAATGTAAAAAGTGCTGATGTAGTAACAACTGTTAATATGACTCCAAAAAAAGGTGGAGAATCTATAAATGTTACAGTGGCTGCTTCTCTAATTGTAGAGCCTCTTACTTTAAAAATGACTATGGAAACTAAAGGACAAAATATAAAAATAAATTCTTTTATAAAAGATGATGTTATGTATATTCAAAATCCTGTAGATAATACTTGGATAAAACAAACTCTTCCAAAAGAAGTTTCTGAACAATTCAAACATATCACAAATAATAATATTGATAACTATGAACTATTTAAAGATAACTTAGATAAGATCGATATTAAAGAAAAAGATGGTAATTATCTTATCTCTATTATTAAAGATACTGGTTTCCTTAAAGAAGCTATGAAGAAACAAAATTCAAATATGGGTATCTTAGGACAAGGAGAAAACTTTGAAGTTGATAATATTACTTTAGAATATGTAGTAGATAAAGAAACTTATTTTACAAAATCTTCTGTTGCATCTTTTGAAACTAAACTTCAAGGACAAGATGTAAAAGTATCAACAAATACTGAATTTTCTAATATTAATAATATAAAAGAAATTACTATTCCTGAAGAAGCTTTAAATGCTTTTACTATACCAGGAAAATAA
- a CDS encoding DUF6612 family protein: MKKSFKKILFTILTVFAVFFVVACGNKEDAKINKEEVLKKSAEVANDIKSGNKLVNTIMEIKGGVTVEYIIDSSIIIEPFSMKLTLEQKGQDAKVTTFVKDGIMYMSNPVDNTWEKQAATFETIEPFKNALDTSTEIYNMLKDHLDKVDIKEKDGNYIITVPKNSDFIKESLKEQMNSIVGQNPDFNPDNVTWEYVIDKETYFSKVLSLSFEAKLDGQDVKITTTNTLSNINSVEEITVPEEALNLNN, from the coding sequence ATGAAAAAATCTTTTAAGAAAATTCTGTTTACTATTTTAACTGTATTTGCTGTATTTTTTGTTGTTGCTTGTGGTAATAAAGAAGATGCCAAAATTAATAAGGAAGAAGTTCTTAAAAAATCTGCTGAAGTTGCTAATGATATAAAAAGTGGAAATAAATTAGTAAACACTATAATGGAAATTAAAGGTGGAGTAACTGTAGAGTATATAATTGATAGTTCTATTATCATAGAACCTTTTTCAATGAAACTTACTTTAGAACAAAAAGGTCAAGATGCTAAAGTAACTACTTTTGTGAAAGATGGTATAATGTATATGAGTAATCCTGTGGATAATACTTGGGAAAAACAAGCAGCTACTTTTGAAACTATTGAACCATTTAAAAATGCACTAGATACTTCTACTGAAATTTATAATATGTTAAAAGATCATTTAGATAAAGTTGATATTAAAGAAAAAGATGGAAACTATATTATTACTGTTCCTAAAAATTCTGATTTTATTAAAGAATCTCTAAAAGAACAAATGAATTCTATCGTAGGACAAAATCCAGATTTTAATCCTGATAATGTTACTTGGGAATATGTAATTGATAAAGAAACTTATTTCTCAAAAGTTTTATCTTTATCTTTTGAAGCAAAACTTGATGGGCAAGATGTTAAAATAACGACAACTAATACTCTATCTAACATTAATAGTGTTGAGGAAATTACTGTTCCTGAAGAAGCATTAAATTTAAATAATTAA
- a CDS encoding DUF6612 family protein, whose protein sequence is MKKSLKKILFTVLTVFAVFFVVACGNKEDSKLNKEEILQKNVEATNNIKSVNKLVTAKIELKSGESVEYMADISLIKDPFATKIVMDAGPENGELTTFIKDGMMYVTGTGGNTWEQQAIPEETIEEYKNILNDSIEIYEVLKDNLDKVSIKEDGGNYIVSVSKNSDFLNEYIKNQMSDIVGGEDFEPNNSTLEYIIDKETYFLKSLLITFIAEVQGQKIKAKTETTFSNINNVEEIIIPEEALNSNN, encoded by the coding sequence ATGAAAAAATCTTTAAAGAAAATTTTATTTACTGTTTTAACTGTGTTTGCTGTATTTTTTGTTGTTGCTTGTGGTAACAAAGAAGATAGTAAACTAAACAAAGAAGAAATTCTTCAAAAAAATGTAGAAGCTACTAACAATATAAAAAGTGTTAATAAATTAGTAACTGCTAAGATTGAATTAAAAAGTGGAGAAAGTGTAGAATATATGGCTGATATTTCTCTTATTAAAGATCCTTTTGCTACAAAAATAGTTATGGATGCAGGTCCAGAAAATGGTGAACTAACTACTTTTATAAAAGATGGTATGATGTATGTAACTGGTACTGGAGGTAATACTTGGGAACAACAAGCTATTCCTGAAGAAACTATTGAAGAATATAAAAATATATTAAATGATTCAATTGAAATTTATGAAGTACTAAAAGACAATTTAGATAAGGTTAGTATTAAAGAAGATGGTGGAAATTACATTGTTTCTGTTTCTAAAAATTCTGATTTTCTTAATGAGTATATAAAAAATCAAATGTCTGATATAGTAGGAGGGGAAGATTTTGAACCTAATAACTCTACTTTAGAATATATAATAGATAAAGAAACTTACTTTTTAAAGTCTCTACTTATAACTTTTATTGCTGAAGTTCAAGGGCAAAAAATAAAGGCAAAAACAGAAACTACTTTTTCTAATATTAATAATGTTGAAGAAATTATCATTCCTGAAGAAGCTTTAAATTCAAATAATTAA
- a CDS encoding MFS transporter translates to MKKLTTKVQVLYALGVSYAIVDQIFAQWILYFYLPSESSGLKPFMAPVLVSIALAISRLVDMITDPLVGFLSDKYNSKYGRRIPFVAVGTIPLIIVTIAFFYPPTSSEKASFYYLMLIGSLFFTFYTIVGAPYNALIPEIGRTPEERLNLSTWQSVFRLSYTAIAIILPGILIKMIGGNDVLFGIRGMIMFLCVIVFIGLTTTVFTVRERDYSTGEVSNVSFKETIGIIIKNKNFILYLFGMMFFFIGFNNLRAIMNYYVEDIMGYGKKEITIASALLFGAAAICFYPTNKLSKKYGYRKIMLYCLAMLIVSTSMLFFLGKIFPVKFGFILFAIIGIPLAGAAFIFPPAMLSEISTQISEDTGARIEGLSFGIQGFFMKTSFLISIVTLPIILVMGNDVSILSAISSGVSKVEKNGIYLASLSSVFFFIISFIFYYKYSDSKKVDKK, encoded by the coding sequence ATGAAAAAGTTAACAACAAAAGTCCAGGTGCTATATGCACTAGGAGTAAGCTATGCCATTGTGGATCAAATTTTTGCCCAATGGATATTATATTTCTATTTACCCTCAGAAAGCTCAGGTTTAAAACCATTTATGGCTCCTGTTTTAGTTTCAATAGCCTTAGCTATTTCAAGACTTGTAGACATGATAACAGATCCTTTAGTTGGTTTTTTATCTGATAAATATAATAGTAAATATGGAAGAAGAATTCCCTTTGTCGCAGTTGGAACAATTCCATTAATAATAGTGACAATAGCCTTTTTCTATCCACCAACAAGTAGTGAGAAAGCAAGTTTTTACTATTTAATGTTGATAGGTTCACTGTTCTTTACTTTCTATACTATAGTTGGAGCACCTTATAATGCTTTGATTCCTGAAATTGGAAGAACACCAGAAGAAAGATTGAATTTATCAACTTGGCAATCAGTTTTTAGACTATCTTATACAGCAATAGCAATTATTCTACCTGGAATTTTAATAAAAATGATAGGAGGAAATGATGTTCTTTTTGGTATAAGAGGAATGATTATGTTTTTATGTGTGATAGTTTTTATAGGTCTGACTACAACTGTGTTTACAGTTAGAGAAAGAGATTATTCAACAGGCGAAGTTTCAAATGTAAGTTTTAAAGAAACTATAGGAATTATAATAAAAAATAAGAACTTTATTCTATATCTTTTTGGAATGATGTTCTTCTTCATAGGTTTTAATAATCTAAGAGCTATTATGAACTATTATGTTGAAGATATTATGGGTTATGGAAAAAAAGAAATCACTATTGCTTCAGCATTATTATTTGGAGCAGCAGCTATATGTTTCTATCCAACAAATAAACTATCTAAAAAATATGGATATAGAAAGATTATGCTTTATTGTTTAGCAATGTTAATAGTTTCGACATCTATGTTATTTTTCTTAGGAAAGATATTCCCGGTTAAATTTGGTTTTATACTATTTGCTATTATTGGTATACCTCTTGCAGGAGCAGCATTTATCTTCCCACCTGCAATGTTAAGTGAAATAAGTACACAGATTAGTGAAGACACAGGAGCAAGAATAGAAGGACTTTCATTTGGAATACAAGGTTTCTTTATGAAAACTTCATTTTTAATCTCAATAGTTACTTTACCGATTATTTTGGTTATGGGAAATGATGTTAGTATATTATCAGCAATCTCAAGTGGTGTAAGTAAGGTTGAAAAGAATGGAATTTATTTAGCTTCTTTAAGTTCAGTATTTTTCTTTATCATATCATTTATTTTTTATTATAAATATTCTGATAGTAAAAAGGTTGATAAAAAATAA
- a CDS encoding YgiQ family radical SAM protein gives MKFLPTTKEEMKSLGWDSIDVLLISGDTYLDTSYNGSALVGKWLVEHGFKVGIIAQPEVDIPDDITRLGEPNLFFAISGGCVDSMVANYTATKKRRQQDDFTPGGENNKRPDRAVLVYSNMIRRFFKGTTKKIVISGIESSLRRITHYDYWTNKLRKPILFDAKADILSYGMGEMSMLQLANALKNGEDWQNIRGLCYLSKEPREDYLSLPSHADCLADKDKFIEAFHTFYLNCDPITAKGLCQKCDDRYLIQNPPSESYSEEIMDKIYSMEFARDVHPYYKKMGAVRALDTIKYSVTTHRGCYGECNFCAIAIHQGRTIMSRSQNSIVEEVKNIAETPKFHGNISDVGGPTANMYGLECKKKLKLGACPDRRCLYPKKCPHLQVNHNNQVELLKKLKKIPNIKKIFIASGIRYDMILDDNKCGQMYLKEIIKDHISGQMKIAPEHTEDKILGLMGKDGKSCLNEFKNQFYKINNELGKKQFLTYYLIAAHPGCKDKDMMDLKKYASQELRVNPEQVQIFTPTPSTYSTLMYYTEKDPFTNQKLFVEKDNGKKQKQKDIVTEKRNNNNYKKR, from the coding sequence ATGAAATTTTTACCAACTACAAAAGAAGAAATGAAAAGTTTAGGTTGGGATAGTATAGATGTACTCCTAATTTCAGGAGATACATATTTGGACACTTCATATAATGGAAGTGCCTTAGTAGGAAAATGGTTAGTGGAACATGGCTTCAAGGTTGGTATAATTGCTCAACCTGAGGTTGATATTCCTGATGATATAACTCGTTTAGGTGAGCCTAACTTGTTCTTTGCTATATCTGGTGGTTGTGTTGACTCTATGGTTGCAAACTATACTGCAACTAAAAAAAGAAGACAACAAGATGATTTTACTCCAGGTGGAGAAAATAATAAAAGACCAGATAGAGCTGTTTTAGTCTACTCAAATATGATACGTAGATTTTTTAAAGGAACTACAAAAAAAATTGTAATAAGTGGAATTGAATCTAGTCTAAGAAGAATAACTCACTATGATTATTGGACTAATAAGCTAAGAAAACCTATTCTATTTGATGCTAAGGCAGATATTTTATCCTATGGTATGGGAGAAATGTCTATGTTACAACTAGCAAATGCTTTAAAGAATGGAGAAGATTGGCAAAATATTAGAGGGCTTTGTTACTTAAGTAAAGAGCCTAGAGAAGATTATTTATCTTTACCTTCTCATGCTGATTGTCTTGCAGATAAAGATAAGTTTATTGAAGCTTTTCATACTTTTTATTTAAATTGTGATCCAATAACTGCTAAAGGACTTTGTCAAAAATGTGATGATAGATATTTAATTCAAAATCCTCCTTCTGAAAGCTATTCTGAGGAAATAATGGATAAGATATATTCTATGGAATTTGCTAGAGATGTGCATCCTTATTATAAAAAAATGGGGGCAGTTAGAGCACTTGATACTATAAAATACTCTGTTACTACTCATCGTGGTTGTTATGGAGAATGTAACTTCTGTGCTATAGCTATTCATCAAGGTAGAACTATTATGTCAAGAAGCCAAAATTCAATAGTAGAAGAAGTTAAAAATATTGCTGAAACTCCTAAATTTCATGGAAATATTTCTGATGTAGGTGGACCAACTGCAAATATGTATGGACTTGAATGTAAGAAAAAATTGAAATTAGGTGCTTGTCCTGATAGAAGATGTCTATATCCTAAAAAGTGTCCTCATCTTCAAGTTAATCATAATAATCAAGTGGAACTTTTAAAGAAGTTAAAAAAGATTCCAAATATAAAGAAAATTTTTATAGCTTCTGGAATTAGATATGATATGATTTTAGATGATAACAAATGTGGACAGATGTATTTGAAAGAAATAATAAAAGATCATATCTCAGGACAAATGAAAATAGCACCTGAGCATACGGAAGATAAAATTTTAGGTTTGATGGGTAAAGATGGTAAATCTTGCTTGAATGAGTTTAAAAATCAATTCTATAAGATAAACAATGAACTGGGTAAAAAGCAATTTTTAACATATTATTTAATTGCAGCTCACCCAGGTTGTAAAGATAAAGATATGATGGATTTAAAAAAATATGCCTCACAAGAATTAAGAGTTAATCCTGAGCAGGTACAAATTTTTACACCTACTCCATCAACTTATTCAACTTTAATGTACTATACAGAGAAAGATCCTTTTACAAATCAAAAATTATTTGTTGAAAAGGACAATGGTAAAAAACAAAAGCAAAAAGATATAGTTACAGAAAAAAGAAATAATAATAACTATAAAAAAAGGTAG